One Vespula pensylvanica isolate Volc-1 chromosome 1, ASM1446617v1, whole genome shotgun sequence genomic region harbors:
- the LOC122636293 gene encoding acid phosphatase type 7 has protein sequence MQGDMALFAVLLVVLSIFSSTYSTVHFQPESVHLSYGDNIHDIVVTWSTRNDTGESIVEYGIGGFVLTAIGNSTLFVDGGSKKRQQYIHRVWLKNLTPDSHYIYQCGSRYGWSNIFYIKTAPHNSVEWSPHIVIFGDMGNENAQSLSRLQEETHRGLYDAAIHIGDFAYDMNTENAKVGDEFMRQIEGVAAYIPYMTVPGNHEEKYNFSNYRARFTMPGSSEGLWYSFDIGPVHFIGIETEAYYFMNYGIKQLIKQYEWLDKDLKAANRLEARAQRPWIVTFGHRPMYCSNANADDCTNHQSLVRVGLPFLNWFGLEDLFLKHKVDLMLWAHEHSFERMWPMYNFKVYNGSYEEPYKNYKAPVHVVTGSAGCKEGREKFIPHSPDWSAFHSSDYGYTRMKAFNKTHLYLEQVSDDKEGAVIDQFWLVKDNFMPSYDLKELGLERNEEL, from the exons ATGCAAGGTGACATGGCTCTATTTGCCGTGCTTCTTGTGGTTCTatccattttttcttcaacatATAGTACTGTGCATTTTCAACCTGAATCAGTGCATCTTTCATATGGTG atAATATACACGACATTGTTGTTACATGGAGTACAAGAAATGATACAGGTGAATCTATTGTAGAATATGGTATAGGAGGCTTTGTTTTAACTGCCATAGGAAATTCAACTCTTTTCGTTGATGGGGGatcaaaaaaaagacaacaatATATTCATAGAGTTTGGTTGAAAAATCTTACACCTGACAGTCATTACa TATATCAATGTGGAAGTCGATATGGTTGgtcaaatatcttttatataaagacTGCTCCTCATAACTCTGTCGAATGGTCGCCACACATTGTAATCTTCGGTGATATGGGAAATGAAAATGCTCAAAGTTTATCAAGGCTACAAGAAGAAACTCATCGTGGCTTATATGATGCTGCAATACATATCGGAGATTTTGCTTATGACATGAATACTGAAAATGCTAAAGTTGGTGATGAATTTATGAGACAAATTGAGGGAGTTGCTGCTTATATACCTTATATGACTGTGCCTGGTAATCAcgaggaaaaatataattttagtaattacag AGCACGCTTTACAATGCCTGGTAGTTCAGAAGGACTGTGGTATAGTTTTGACATAGGTCCTGTACATTTTATAGGTATAGAAACAGAAGCTTactattttatgaattatggAATAAAGCAACttataaaacaatatgaaTGGCTTGATAAGGATTTAAAAGCTGCAAATAGACTTGAGGCtag GGCACAACGTCCTTGGATAGTAACATTTGGACATAGACCAATGTATTGTAGTAATGCAAATGCGGACGATTGTACGAATCATCAAAGCTTAGTTAGAGTTGGTTTGCCATTCCTGAATTGGTTTGGTCTGGAAGACTTATTCCTTAAACATAAAGTAGATTTAATGTTGTGGGCACATGAACATAGTTTTGAACGAATGTGGCCCATGTACAACTTTAAG GTGTACAATGGTAGTTATGAAGAACcatataagaattataaagCACCTGTACATGTGGTAACAGGATCTGCTGGAtgtaaagaaggaagagaaaagtttaTTCCTCATTCGCCAGATTGGTCAGCATTTCATAGTTCCGATTATGGATATACGCGTATGAAAGCGTTTAATAAGACACATCTATATTTAGAACAG gTTTCTGATGATAAAGAAGGTGCTGTTATAGATCAATTCTGGCttgtaaaagataattttatgcCGTCGTATGATCTAAAAGAATTAGGtctagaaagaaatgaagaattataa